One stretch of Cellulomonas wangsupingiae DNA includes these proteins:
- the typA gene encoding translational GTPase TypA: protein MPATDQATGAAVRSDLRNVAIVAHVDHGKTTLVDAMLWQSGAFGAHDHVDERAMDSGDLEREKGITILAKNTTVHYAGPAAAAVGQPDGVTINVIDTPGHADFGGEVERGLSMVDGVVLLVDASEGPLPQTRFVLRKALEAKLPVILVVNKVDRPDARIAEVVAEATDLLLGLASDLHEDVPDLDLDAILDVPVVYAAAKVGKASRTQPADGDMPDSPDLEPLFATILEKIPAPTYDPTAPLQAHVTNLDASPFLGRLALLRMYNGTLRKGQTVAWARHDGTLQNVRITELLETKALDRVPTDEARPGDIVAVAGIEDITIGETLTDPDDPRPLPLITVDDPAISMTIGINTSPLAGKGGKGHKVTARQVKDRLDRELIGNVSLRVLPTERPDAWEVQGRGELALAILVEQMRREGFELTVGKPQVVTKMVDGKVHEPTERMTIDVPEEYLGSVTQLLAQRKGRMQTMSNHGTGWVRMEFIVPARGLIGFRTRFLTDTRGTGIASSIAEGFEPWAGPIETRVNGSLVADRSGVATPFAMLNLQDRGTFFVEATSEVYEGMVVGENARNEDMDVNITKEKKLNNIRSSTSESFENVVPPRKLTLEESLEFAREDECVEVTPEVVRIRKVVLDQTERARQTARNKRS, encoded by the coding sequence ATGCCCGCAACCGACCAGGCCACCGGCGCCGCCGTGCGCTCCGACCTGCGCAACGTCGCCATCGTCGCGCACGTCGACCACGGCAAGACGACCCTCGTCGACGCGATGCTCTGGCAGTCCGGCGCGTTCGGCGCGCACGACCACGTCGACGAGCGTGCGATGGACTCCGGTGACCTCGAGCGGGAGAAGGGCATCACCATCCTCGCGAAGAACACCACGGTGCACTACGCGGGACCCGCCGCGGCCGCGGTGGGGCAGCCCGACGGCGTGACGATCAACGTCATCGACACCCCGGGCCACGCGGACTTCGGCGGGGAGGTCGAGCGCGGTCTGTCCATGGTGGACGGCGTCGTGCTGCTCGTCGACGCCTCGGAGGGCCCGCTGCCGCAGACGCGCTTCGTGCTGCGCAAGGCGCTCGAGGCGAAGCTCCCGGTGATCCTCGTGGTCAACAAGGTCGACCGCCCCGACGCCCGCATCGCGGAGGTCGTCGCCGAGGCGACGGACCTGCTGCTGGGCCTCGCGTCGGACCTGCACGAGGACGTCCCGGACCTGGACCTCGACGCGATCCTCGACGTGCCCGTCGTCTACGCGGCCGCCAAGGTCGGCAAGGCCTCGCGCACGCAGCCGGCCGACGGCGACATGCCGGACAGCCCGGACCTCGAGCCGCTGTTCGCGACGATCCTCGAGAAGATCCCCGCGCCGACGTACGACCCGACCGCGCCGCTGCAGGCGCACGTCACCAACCTCGACGCGTCGCCGTTCCTCGGCCGCCTCGCGCTGCTGCGCATGTACAACGGCACGCTGCGCAAGGGGCAGACGGTCGCGTGGGCACGCCACGACGGCACGCTGCAGAACGTCCGCATCACCGAGCTGCTCGAGACCAAGGCGCTCGACCGCGTGCCGACCGACGAGGCCCGGCCCGGCGACATCGTCGCGGTCGCCGGCATCGAGGACATCACGATCGGCGAGACGCTGACGGACCCGGACGACCCGCGGCCGCTGCCGCTCATCACGGTCGACGACCCGGCGATCTCGATGACCATCGGCATCAACACCTCGCCGCTGGCCGGCAAGGGCGGCAAGGGCCACAAGGTCACGGCCCGTCAGGTCAAGGACCGCCTGGACCGCGAGCTCATCGGCAACGTGTCGCTGCGCGTGCTGCCCACCGAGCGTCCCGACGCGTGGGAGGTGCAGGGCCGCGGTGAGCTGGCCCTGGCGATCCTCGTCGAGCAGATGCGCCGCGAGGGCTTCGAGCTGACGGTCGGCAAGCCGCAGGTCGTCACCAAGATGGTCGACGGCAAGGTCCACGAGCCGACCGAGCGCATGACGATCGACGTGCCCGAGGAGTACCTGGGCTCGGTCACGCAGCTGCTCGCGCAGCGCAAGGGCCGCATGCAGACGATGAGCAACCACGGCACCGGCTGGGTGCGCATGGAGTTCATCGTCCCCGCGCGCGGGCTCATCGGGTTCCGCACGCGGTTCCTCACGGACACGCGCGGAACGGGCATCGCGTCGTCCATCGCCGAGGGCTTCGAGCCGTGGGCCGGCCCGATCGAGACCCGCGTCAACGGCTCGCTCGTCGCGGACCGCTCGGGCGTCGCGACGCCGTTCGCGATGCTCAACCTGCAGGACCGCGGCACGTTCTTCGTCGAGGCGACCTCCGAGGTGTACGAGGGCATGGTCGTCGGCGAGAACGCGCGCAACGAGGACATGGACGTCAACATCACCAAGGAGAAGAAGCTCAACAACATCCGCTCGTCGACGTCCGAGTCGTTCGAGAACGTGGTGCCGCCGCGCAAGCTGACGCTCGAGGAGTCCCTCGAGTTCGCGCGCGAGGACGAGTGCGTCGAGGTCACCCCCGAGGTCGTCCGCATCCGCAAGGTGGTGCTGGACCAGACCGAGCGGGCGCGCCAGACGGCACGCAACAAGCGCTCCTGA
- a CDS encoding PIG-L family deacetylase has translation MTGGLLAVHAHPDDESLATGALLATWAAAGRPVTVVTATRGERGEVIGRRWAHLEGDGPALAEHREGELAAALRVLGVRDHGFLDEAVAADVRYEDSGMAWVGAGRAGAPEDVPPGAFAFAPLEEAADALARVLRSRRPQVVVTYEPGGGYGHPDHVRTHEVTRLALELAACEDDVHAPAHVVPVALWSVVGRSDLRRAQVALAGDGVLAALGATITGLTLPDPAAEQPSVAVPDDDVDLLVDVAPVRDRVLAALRAHATQVQAVRPVDGDDALVGCYALSNAVLAAVPTVEAYRYVPGSLRAEEAGVVWPAGVRPVA, from the coding sequence GTGACCGGCGGCCTGCTCGCAGTCCACGCCCACCCCGACGACGAGTCGCTCGCGACCGGCGCGCTGCTGGCGACGTGGGCTGCCGCCGGACGGCCGGTCACGGTCGTCACCGCGACGCGCGGCGAGCGCGGCGAGGTCATCGGGCGGCGCTGGGCGCACCTGGAGGGTGACGGCCCGGCGCTCGCCGAGCACCGCGAGGGTGAGCTCGCCGCCGCGCTGCGCGTTCTCGGCGTGCGGGACCACGGGTTCCTCGACGAGGCGGTCGCCGCCGACGTGCGGTACGAGGACTCGGGCATGGCCTGGGTCGGCGCGGGGCGGGCCGGTGCACCGGAGGACGTCCCCCCGGGGGCGTTCGCGTTCGCACCCCTCGAGGAGGCGGCCGACGCGCTCGCCCGCGTGCTGCGCTCACGCCGACCGCAGGTCGTCGTGACCTACGAGCCCGGTGGCGGGTACGGCCACCCCGACCACGTGCGCACCCACGAGGTCACGCGGCTCGCGCTCGAGCTCGCCGCGTGCGAGGACGACGTCCACGCACCCGCCCACGTCGTGCCCGTGGCGCTGTGGTCGGTGGTCGGGCGCTCCGACCTGCGGCGCGCGCAGGTCGCACTCGCGGGGGACGGTGTGCTCGCGGCCCTGGGCGCGACGATCACCGGGCTCACGCTGCCCGACCCGGCGGCCGAGCAGCCCTCGGTGGCCGTGCCGGACGACGACGTCGACCTCCTCGTCGACGTGGCGCCCGTCCGGGACCGGGTGCTGGCCGCGCTGCGCGCCCACGCCACCCAGGTCCAGGCCGTGCGCCCCGTCGACGGCGACGACGCCCTGGTCGGCTGCTACGCGCTGAGCAACGCGGTGCTCGCCGCAGTGCCGACGGTCGAGGCCTACCGCTACGTGCCCGGCAGCCTGCGCGCGGAGGAGGCCGGCGTCGTCTGGCCCGCCGGCGTGCGACCGGTAGCCTGA
- a CDS encoding flavin reductase family protein yields the protein MTDAGVPATTFRTVAARLGAGIAVVAAVRHGVAHAATVSSVVPVSLEPALLLFCVHVDARLRDVLDDVDTWAVSVLADDQADVADWLASPGRPAVGQLDRVPHRPGPVSAAPWLDGAAAWFDCRTEAVHGAGDHDVVIGRVVAAAEGAAGAGGLVHLRGRARPVR from the coding sequence GTGACCGACGCGGGCGTCCCGGCGACGACGTTCCGCACGGTGGCCGCGAGGCTCGGCGCCGGGATCGCCGTCGTGGCTGCCGTGCGGCACGGCGTGGCGCACGCGGCGACCGTGAGCTCGGTCGTCCCGGTGTCGCTCGAGCCGGCGCTGCTGCTGTTCTGCGTCCACGTCGACGCCCGGCTGCGCGACGTCCTCGACGACGTCGACACGTGGGCGGTCTCCGTGCTGGCGGACGACCAGGCGGACGTCGCCGACTGGCTCGCGTCGCCCGGCCGTCCCGCCGTGGGGCAGCTGGACCGCGTCCCGCACCGGCCCGGCCCGGTCTCGGCCGCGCCGTGGCTCGACGGTGCCGCCGCCTGGTTCGACTGCCGCACGGAGGCCGTGCACGGCGCGGGGGACCACGACGTGGTGATCGGGCGGGTGGTCGCGGCGGCCGAGGGCGCTGCGGGCGCCGGTGGCCTGGTGCACCTGCGCGGCCGGGCGCGTCCGGTCCGCTGA
- a CDS encoding VanW family protein, giving the protein MTHGTDRDTPSEDVAARDVADVPDRSDAEVGEDGAAQVSEVEAPTGDAPTGDSSADDASAGNASADDGGPDATEPAGLPEATEPADLPEATGPADEPAATGLADVPHAVEPDASGPADDPAPRVTGAARPLAPPSSEPLAAWPSWEDVAVTAPGAGDGAPDGAGTTPDGAGTTPDGADTTPDGSPEAQPAPEATVDVAEPDPGPDDRTPDEDTVPPAPPRQDLGGLSALAFTALNAASVGVAAHALPRSPLPAGDAGSGETAAPGAPETATVRPSDGGPAEPAADAPAADAPAADRPATADEPATADEPATTDEPATTDEPATTDEPATTDEPAATEEPTAAHVDDAPDATAAASSGSTAAAPTAAAPTAAAPAAASADARDGATTRVVPVATWPTTDQGPGEAPSVGGPVAATPGADRDASPLDVFEPEDGSRRWPRVLAIVGGLVGLLAVLYVGGSYALADRVPRGATVAGVQIGGMSSGEAEQVLADELAQRTTETVPVVAQEVQSELDPVAAGLVLDTEATVARLTGVDLTEPVRLWRHLVGVGAQPPVTQVDESALDAALTQLSGSLVLAPVDGTVVFADGAAHATEAADGWELDTAAAATTLTDGWLTDERPLDLPTAVVAPAVTQEETQRALTELAQPLAAAPVTVRVADRQAVLDVPTLTAHAAVVPVDGALELQVDGQALTDAVLAQVPDLLTAAADARFEFQDGAPVIVPGTPGTTLDPAAVGPAVVQAATAGTDRVAAVELVQSDPAQTTEALQALGVKEIVSERSTPLTSEPRRTANIAAGLANITGTLVRPGETFSLTEALGPIDAAHGFVQAGAIVNGAHTDAWGGGLSQVSTTVYNAAYFAGYEDVEHTPHSEWFSRYPEGREATIFTGVIDLKWKNNTPYGALVQGFVADGRAVVRIWSTPHFTVESDTSGRSGVVAPTTVYSQSPTCEPQSKGNPGFTVTNTRRVYLNGELVDTESDTWRYKPQNQVVCGTAPTPGAAPTP; this is encoded by the coding sequence ATGACGCACGGTACCGACCGCGACACGCCGTCCGAGGACGTCGCCGCCCGCGACGTCGCCGACGTGCCCGACCGGTCCGACGCCGAGGTCGGCGAGGACGGGGCAGCCCAGGTCTCGGAGGTCGAGGCCCCGACGGGCGACGCTCCCACGGGCGACTCCTCGGCGGACGATGCCTCGGCGGGCAACGCCTCGGCAGACGATGGTGGACCGGACGCCACCGAGCCCGCAGGCCTGCCGGAGGCGACCGAGCCCGCAGACCTGCCGGAGGCGACAGGGCCGGCGGACGAGCCCGCTGCCACCGGGCTCGCGGACGTGCCGCACGCCGTCGAGCCGGACGCCAGCGGACCCGCGGACGACCCGGCCCCCCGTGTCACCGGCGCGGCCCGTCCCCTCGCACCCCCGTCGAGCGAGCCGCTCGCCGCGTGGCCGTCGTGGGAGGACGTGGCCGTGACCGCGCCGGGGGCCGGCGACGGCGCGCCCGACGGTGCCGGCACGACCCCCGACGGTGCCGGCACGACCCCCGACGGTGCCGACACGACCCCCGACGGCTCGCCCGAGGCGCAGCCCGCGCCCGAGGCCACGGTCGACGTGGCCGAGCCCGACCCGGGGCCCGACGACAGGACGCCGGACGAGGACACCGTGCCGCCGGCGCCGCCGCGGCAGGACCTGGGCGGCCTGTCCGCGCTCGCGTTCACGGCGCTCAACGCCGCATCGGTGGGCGTGGCCGCGCACGCGCTCCCGCGCAGCCCGCTGCCCGCCGGCGACGCCGGGTCCGGGGAGACCGCAGCGCCCGGGGCGCCGGAGACGGCGACGGTCCGCCCGAGCGACGGGGGACCGGCCGAGCCCGCCGCCGACGCACCCGCCGCTGACGCGCCCGCCGCCGACCGACCCGCGACCGCCGACGAGCCCGCGACCGCCGACGAGCCCGCGACCACAGACGAGCCCGCGACCACAGACGAGCCCGCGACCACCGACGAGCCAGCGACCACCGACGAGCCAGCTGCCACCGAGGAGCCGACGGCTGCTCACGTCGACGACGCCCCCGACGCGACAGCCGCCGCGTCGTCCGGGTCCACCGCCGCTGCTCCCACCGCCGCTGCTCCCACCGCCGCTGCTCCCGCCGCAGCGTCTGCCGACGCCCGTGACGGCGCGACGACCCGGGTCGTCCCCGTGGCGACGTGGCCGACCACCGACCAGGGCCCCGGCGAGGCGCCGTCGGTGGGCGGGCCGGTGGCTGCCACGCCCGGTGCGGACCGCGACGCGTCACCGCTCGACGTGTTCGAGCCGGAGGACGGCAGCCGGCGGTGGCCCCGGGTGCTGGCGATCGTCGGCGGTCTCGTCGGTCTGCTCGCCGTGCTGTACGTGGGCGGGTCGTACGCCCTGGCCGACCGTGTGCCGCGCGGTGCGACGGTCGCCGGGGTGCAGATCGGCGGGATGTCGTCCGGCGAGGCCGAGCAGGTCCTCGCCGACGAGCTCGCGCAGCGCACGACCGAGACCGTGCCCGTCGTCGCCCAGGAGGTCCAGTCGGAGCTCGACCCCGTCGCCGCGGGCCTGGTGCTCGACACGGAGGCGACCGTCGCGCGGCTCACCGGCGTCGACCTCACCGAGCCGGTGCGGCTGTGGCGTCACCTCGTCGGTGTCGGCGCGCAGCCGCCCGTGACGCAGGTCGACGAGTCGGCGCTCGACGCCGCGCTCACCCAGCTGTCGGGCTCGCTGGTGCTGGCCCCCGTGGACGGCACGGTCGTGTTCGCCGACGGCGCCGCGCACGCGACGGAGGCGGCCGACGGCTGGGAGCTCGACACGGCAGCCGCCGCGACCACCCTGACGGACGGGTGGCTGACCGACGAGCGCCCGCTCGACCTGCCGACGGCGGTCGTCGCGCCGGCCGTGACGCAGGAGGAGACGCAGCGGGCCCTGACGGAGCTCGCGCAGCCGCTCGCCGCGGCCCCGGTGACCGTGCGGGTCGCGGACCGGCAGGCGGTGCTCGACGTGCCGACCCTCACGGCGCACGCGGCGGTCGTCCCCGTGGACGGCGCTCTCGAGCTGCAGGTCGACGGCCAGGCGCTGACCGACGCGGTCCTCGCCCAGGTGCCGGACCTGCTGACGGCGGCGGCGGACGCACGTTTCGAGTTCCAGGACGGTGCACCGGTGATCGTCCCCGGTACGCCGGGCACGACGCTGGACCCCGCGGCCGTCGGGCCGGCCGTCGTGCAGGCGGCCACGGCCGGGACGGACCGCGTCGCCGCGGTCGAGCTCGTGCAGTCCGACCCCGCGCAGACCACGGAGGCGCTGCAGGCGCTGGGGGTCAAGGAGATCGTCTCCGAGCGGTCCACCCCGCTGACGAGCGAGCCGCGCCGGACGGCGAACATCGCCGCGGGCCTGGCGAACATCACGGGCACGCTCGTGCGGCCCGGGGAGACGTTCAGCCTGACGGAGGCGCTCGGCCCGATCGACGCGGCCCACGGCTTCGTGCAGGCCGGTGCGATCGTCAACGGTGCGCACACCGACGCCTGGGGCGGCGGCCTGTCGCAGGTCTCGACGACCGTCTACAACGCGGCTTACTTCGCGGGCTACGAGGACGTCGAGCACACGCCGCACAGCGAGTGGTTCTCCCGCTACCCCGAGGGCCGGGAGGCCACGATCTTCACGGGCGTCATCGACCTGAAGTGGAAGAACAACACGCCGTACGGCGCCCTCGTGCAGGGCTTCGTGGCCGACGGTCGCGCAGTCGTCCGCATCTGGAGCACCCCGCACTTCACGGTCGAGTCCGACACGAGCGGCCGCTCCGGCGTCGTGGCACCCACGACCGTGTACTCCCAGTCGCCGACGTGCGAGCCGCAGAGCAAGGGCAACCCCGGGTTCACGGTGACGAACACCCGGCGCGTCTACCTCAACGGCGAGCTGGTCGACACCGAGTCCGACACGTGGCGGTACAAGCCGCAGAACCAGGTGGTCTGCGGGACCGCGCCGACGCCGGGAGCCGCGCCGACGCCCTGA